Sequence from the Lepidochelys kempii isolate rLepKem1 chromosome 7, rLepKem1.hap2, whole genome shotgun sequence genome:
TTCATCAGATGTTTCTGTCAACTCAGATCTGCCTTTTTCGCTGAAAGAAGTTGTGTcagaaaattttgcccagctctagttaaaAATAGTGATTATATTGAATTGTGATCACgcctagaagccctagtcatgggcTAGGACCCATGGtgccaggtgctgtgcaaacagaacaaaaacctggtccctgccccaaacagcttacagtctaagacaagagacaacagctggatacagccagatgggggagcacaaggaaaccaTTATACAGCCCCAGGCAGCATGATGGGCAGTGTTCTTAGTGCAGCAGTGAcctaactgttgtcaaggttTTTGTAGGCCTCCCATcagaggagagttttgaggaggcaTTTGAAGGTGGACAGTGAGGTAGCTTTGAGGGTGTTTGTGAGTGTGTGATGGGCAGcatgggaggaagcacaagcggacatttctgaaaatgtaacaagtgggtgatgcAGGCTCCCTGTAAGTcacttagctgctctgtgcctcagtttccacatccgTACAATGGAAATAATAGTGCGGCCCTCTTTCATAGcagggttgtgaggataaaacaTCACAGATTGGGAGATTAGCTCAGATATTagtgatgggggccagataaTTACCTATGAGATCTGAGCTCAGACTAGGTTTCAGTCTCACCGAATTTCCTTTAATTGATGGGGTGTTTTAACTCCTGTCATATTTGTTAGGGGGCTGGGCATGATTCAGCACTCTTCTGGAGTTAGCCACCAGCCTGGGAGACTGGACTTTGAgtcccagctcttccacagactctgtgtgatgTCGGGGTGAGTCACATCCCCTCTCTGCACCATCTGGGAAGTGAGGCTGTTTCACAGGGGGCATTGGAGGAGAAATTCAGGCATTCTGATGCAAGTATATATATGCTAGTTTCTTGACATGTCTCATTCCTTCCCGCCTGAGCCCAGACATTGCTGCCGAGTTTAAGGAGCAACTCCAGCAGCTCATCCCAATTGTGCTGGACCGTGGCCAGTTGTTGGAGAAGGAGATCAATGGTTCCAAGGTCACCTGCCGAGGCCTGCTGGAGTATTTCAAGGTGGGCAGAATCCAGGATGAATGTATAAATGTAGCTGTTCTGATGCATTGCCTTTCCCGAGCCAGTAGGTGACAGCAACACTAAAGCCTCTGGCCAGCAGCCTTTGCAAACAGCTGGTTGGCAGTCAGGATTTCCATCCTGCAGGGAATTCCAACATttgggcatttttaattttttttctgcaaattggaacaaaaagccaaaattttcagcCAACTGAAAATGGACACATTTTAATTGGAGACCCTGGAAGCGTTTTGATAAggtaaaacatttcttttttactTGATCATTTGGATTCTTTTCATTTAGACTTttacaattaatattttaatataatatctCATGTTTATTGTAATTAGCATTGTATattatgtataatatatattttacattataTTAACATACATAACTATCcattatatatattaaatatttcaaCATAATGTAATTATATGTAACATATACTAAATATAATATACATGTTACGTTACATTAGAACATTTGTAATATACAGTATATAACGTGTACAGATACATTATATACGTGTGCCTTAATATAAAAGTCCAAACAAAATGATCAAGTAAAAATGAAATGTGTTTGTTCTCTTTCGTTGAAATGAGCAGTGACATAAGTTTTGAAATCTTCCCGTCAAACTCTATAGAAATCACCACCCTCCTGCGAAAAGTTTTTGATTTTGAAGAAACTTTTTTGATGGAAGTCTGTTGTGTTGCAAAATCGGTGACTAGCTGTGGTTACAAACCTTTCCTGCTTCAAGAAGCGAGGGGAGTTGGGGGAAACTTCCCCCTGGGGACAGGTTACCCCATCACTGCAGGGATCCTGGCAAATTTCTGATGCTGCCCCTATCAGAGGCAGGATCCCAGAGTGGATGGTCCAGTGATCTGATCTGGGCTGGCTCTGTTCCTGTGATGAAGGTTCCTGGGGCAGACACTAAGAGATGAACGGGCACGGCCTATGGTTTCCTGTTGTGGGGTATGCGAGGTTGGAGCACTTACCTCGTATtggggagacctgagttcaagaccctgctccaccacaaatgtcccaggtgaccttgggcaagtcacttagcctctccgtACCTTGTGTTCCCTATGTGTAAAATGAGGAAAATAGCACTGCCCTGTCTCACAGGGGTGTAGTgggaataaatacattaaagattatgctGGGAGCCAAAGAAGTGCCTAGCCTAGACCTCCTAGCTCTATACCTTGCTTTCATTGCTGTCACTGTCTCCCTCCCAGGCTTATATTAAGATCTACCAAGGAGAGGACCTGCCTCACCCCAAATCCATGCTCCAGGTGAGTTTGTTTGATTGGGGTAGCCAGAGCCAAGGGGAGGGGGCCAGTGAGTGGACCCTGAGGCCTCTTCTGACTCTGGCCTTTGGGTAGGAATGGCAGTGAGTGCTTCCCTGCGATGAGCTGAGCAGCATGCACCGAAGGTCAGCTGCCTTCCCCTGTCTCTGAAGGCTCCAGGGGCTGCGTCCCTCTGGAGGGCTGGAAGTGACTCCCATACAGAAAGTGAGCACTCCTAGCCCCTGCTGGCCCAGAGACATCTTTCCCAGGGCAGGCAGCATAAATCCAGCCCTGCTTGCCCCTGGTGTCAGTTCTCGGCTGGAAGATGCATCCTGCTTATCAGCCCATGCTGTGGGTCAAAACTACCCGCTGGGTGCCAGAGGGTGCTGTTGGTGGAGACCAAAGGGGGAAAGGGTTAAGTCTGACTGCTAATGCAATCCAACTCCCTAGTGACAGCAGATGGAACTGCACCCTGCAGTCTGTaccagccccagtacctcctagAGGCAGCAGGCAGTACTGCACccagcagggctgcagcagctccagcaccCCCATAGGCATCAGGTGGTACTGCACGATGCCATTGGCAGTGCTGATCAGTGGCTTGCTTTTGCCTTCTCTCTGCAGGCCACCGCGGAAGCCAATAACTTAGCAGCTGTGGCCTCTGCCAAGGACATGTATTACAACAAGATGGAGCAGGTGCGTGAGTCTTGTGGGCTGGCGTCCGTTGGGCAGCCAAGATCGGTGTCCGCATCGTCCAACCATATATTCCGCTTCCCACACATGCTGGATGTCGGGTTCCGCCTGAGCCCCCGGTGGGCCTGCTTATTATCAGCAGGACTTGTAAAGATATTGTTAGAGGCTGGAAGGagaaccccagagtcctgacgCCCCGGCCCTCTGCTCTAATGCACAAGACCCTACTCCCATCgtagagctggggatagaacccagttGTCCTGACTCCATCCCTCTGGTCCCTGCAGTTGCTGGTGagcttgggggagggtgggggcggggcacaTACTGCAGTCAGGGATATTCTGAACTCTCATAGGTTCCGTTTGGGCACAGAGATGCAACCTCCCATATGatgctcccttcccccccagatgTGCGGGGGCGATAAACCCTACATCTCCCCGGAGATCCTGGAGGAGAAGCACCAGCAGCACCGTGTGTCAGCCCTGGAGCACTTCCAGAAGATCAAGAAGATGGGGGGGAAGGAGTTCAGCCAGCGCTACGAGGCGGAGCTGGAGAAGGAGATGGGTGAGCTCTTTGAGCACTTCGCCAAGCACAACAAGAGCAAGAACATCTTCAGCACCTTCCGCACGCCGGCCGTCATCTTCAGCGCCATCGTGGCCCTCTACTTGGGCTCGGGCCTCACTGGcttcatggggctggatgtggctgcccagctctgcaactgtgtggtggggctgctgctgattgccctgctggcctggggttaCATCCGTTACTCAGGCCAGTACCGGGACCTGGGCGTGGTCATCGACACCACCGCCGACTTCGTCTTGGAGCAGGTGGGCagcacttgggggggggggggagcgggcaCTGGGTAGGCATGGCAGGGGGACACAAGAGATGGGAGATGCGGGTTGGAGTAGGGGATGCCTGGGATGAGGCAGACTAGGCCCAGTTGGCATGGGTGGTATGGTGTATGGGACAGGGGGTAGTAACTGTTTAAAGGGAAGGTGGAATTGGCAAGCCCGGGTACTGGCTGGTCCTTAGGGACTGATAAAGCTCAACCCCACTGATAATGTGGCGACGGTGAAGTGTGGCTGAGGCACTGCAGGGTGCAGTACTGCCTGCTGCCccggtggggctgggctggagttGCAGAGACCTTTCCCGCACCGGGAACGTGACCACCCTTCACCTCTGACCTCCCCCAGAGCAGGGAAAATAGGAATTTGGCTCACGCACGCAGCAGCCGTTTCACCCATTAGCCCAAGGCGTAGTGGGACTTTCCAGCCACCCCCACCAACCAACCTCTTTCCTGCACCTTTTCTCCAGGCCACTTCCCGCATGGGCAACACCACCCAGGCCGCTGTAGCTGACACATCGGGTGCAAGGGCTCCGCCTGACAAGAAAACCCAGTGAAGCTTTCATGCCAAGGCTGAGCTGGGGCTTCACAAAGTCCTGtgctcctgctgcagctgctgctggctgcaagTGGCTCCAGGCCTGCAGATCTCgacttctctctcttttcattcCTGTTTCTTTCCCCCTTCATCTTTCCTTCGCttccccccttctttttttttgtttttgtttttgcactttaaaaaaaaaaaagaccaactGCAGCTTTAACCTCCTACCTGTACCAGCCAGTGCCTTGTCACCGGGATGGGGCATCCTCCCCACCAGACTCGCATTCCTGCTCCTGGGAGCAGCCCCTGGACTAGAGACCACATCTGGATCCCAGCTCCTTAATGGTTACTTCTCATCACATGGGATCAGCTCCCCTTCAGCAGCGGGCGTGGGCAGGTGCTGTTGTACATTGCTAGGtttccccctcacttcctgcTCCGACCTGGGAGGTGCAGACGCCTTGGTGTCTTCCCTCCAGCCCAGCGGAAGGGATGGATCCTCAAGGCCTGAGCAGAGTAACCGTCACTGTTCctcatttcccctccctgccccttgtgCCTTGGTAGAACTGAACTGTGTCGTTGGGCCTCATGGAGGAGAGGGGAACCTCCCTCAACCAGCTGCTGCCTTAGGGTGGGGTGGGAATGGTACCAAAAAATACAGAGACACCCCCACCCTTCCCCGTGCCAGAGAGAGCCTTCAACCCCCAGCATGCTGCCCAGCCCTAGCTAACATTGGCCAAGGGCCAGCGAGCCCTATGATGTGATTCTGGTGCTGTGCTGCCAGCCAGCCTGGGCTCCTTAGGCAGGGCCAACACTGCTTCTAGAAGTGCAACCCACCCGTGGGCCCCTGCCTGCATTGAGAGAGACTCCTAGCCTGTGTCTCCAGTGTGGACCAACATGGTCTATTCAATTTCCAGCCACACTTTCCCCCGTCCAGTGTTAACGCTCCTCACCACCACCATTGCTTTCGGCTTTGGGGCAAAACGGGGCTTTCTGCTCATGGAAGATATGCCCAGAGGCTCCTTTGTGCTGACAAACCCAGTCCTAACTGGCAGCTGTGTGGCTCGGTCCCGCGTGGGGTACCAGTTAAAATGCAGTTTTGCCCACGTGGGGGTGGATGGCCTACTTAGCGCCACATGGGAGCTCCCTTTGCTAATGTCTCTTGCTGAGTGACCTTAGCCAAAGGGCCTTAGCCTTTTTGAGTAGGGAGCTTTTGCTATTGGGGCATCACACTGCAAAATCCTTAGCCTCTTATTGGATTGTCCGGTTTCCCCTCGCCGGGACCTCCGACACCATTCGTCAGTCAAGCAGGTCACGGCCTCCCCTCTCCACTGCTGTCTGGCTGGGGTCAGTTGGGCAGTGCCAGGATCTGTGATCCGAACCAGGGGACCAGACGCCACCCATTCCCTGCCCAGTCTGACCCCAGCCCCTCCAAccgccccagccctgaagcactcTCACATTCCTGCTCATGTAAAGCACAAGAATAAAGCTCATTCCATTTTGTGATCACAGCGCCTCATTTTGGGGGGAGATCGGGGCACATTATTTCCTTGGGAGGCTGAACCCTGGTTAACCCCCCCCCTTGCTTCCCAAGCCTTGTTCTGCTGGAGATTTCCTTGGCTTATCAAAATCCTCATCAGTGTTCTGCCTCCATTGTGGGGCCTGGATTGGTGTTGCAGGCATCTGTTTGTGGGAGAGGTAGAACTGCCTTAGCTTCCTTTGAAATTCCCCAGCCCAGGAGCCATCTATGCTTCTGGTCACGTTAATATTGCCCATTTCAAGCCTACTATCTGCCGCCTTCTCCCTCTCTAGCCATTCCCTGGTGCCTCAGGCTGGTTCCAGCCGGGCATCCCCCTGAAGATGCCCTTCCAACTGGCCCCCTGTGAAAGCTGTCGGGTGCCTGGATTTCAAGCCTCAAGAGAAGGGACAAGTACATTGTGGGGGGGTGAAATCTGCAAAGGCTTTGAAGAAGGTTGGAGTGAAATTTAGCTAAGATGGACCAACTGGCATCAAGATTCTTTTGGGGTGGATGGATGATTATGCTGGTCAGATTttcccccattgtgctagctttGGAAAATTCCTGTCCCAGTGTAAGAATTACCTGTGGCTTC
This genomic interval carries:
- the ATL3 gene encoding atlastin-3 isoform X3; the encoded protein is MDEIFLKPFQTLMFLVRDWSFPYEYPYGLEGGKNFLEKRLEVKTHQHEEIQNVRRHIHSCFTNVNCFLLPHPGLKVATSPGFDGRLKDIAAEFKEQLQQLIPIVLDRGQLLEKEINGSKVTCRGLLEYFKAYIKIYQGEDLPHPKSMLQATAEANNLAAVASAKDMYYNKMEQMCGGDKPYISPEILEEKHQQHRVSALEHFQKIKKMGGKEFSQRYEAELEKEMGELFEHFAKHNKSKNIFSTFRTPAVIFSAIVALYLGSGLTGFMGLDVAAQLCNCVVGLLLIALLAWGYIRYSGQYRDLGVVIDTTADFVLEQATSRMGNTTQAAVADTSGARAPPDKKTQ